The Dermacentor albipictus isolate Rhodes 1998 colony chromosome 2, USDA_Dalb.pri_finalv2, whole genome shotgun sequence genome has a segment encoding these proteins:
- the LOC139056314 gene encoding uncharacterized protein — MITSASGSSRQLVDQLAAEKRCQTSCGERSSTVHLERKGDIDMSSSRWQPSGDAMVVILLLSLDPPAKTLALGASVPPERTALDVICECMPAPLSR; from the exons ATGATAACTTCGGCGAGCGGCTCCAGTAGACAGCTAGTCGATCAGCTGGCTGCGGAGAAA CGGTGTCAGACGAGCTGCGGAGAGCGTTCCAGCACAGTTCATCTGGAACGAAAAGGAGACATAGACATGTCGTCTTCTCGATGGCAGCCGTCCGGTGATGCGATGGTCGTCATCCTGCTGCTGTCCCTCGACCCACCGGCCAAAACACTCGCTCTCGGTGCAAGTGTGCCGCCAGAGCGTACTGCGCTGGATGTCATCTGCG